The Bacteroidota bacterium genome contains a region encoding:
- a CDS encoding MFS transporter, translating into MPFRHIIQEYRSAYSGLSRDSWLLAVVMLINRSGAMVLPFMSLYVTRELHFSLTEAGLLVSLFGAGSIAGALTGGALVDRFGVFKIQVVSLTAAGIGFFCLIPLQTFQSLAIGLFTVTFFSDMFRPANASSVAVYSPPESVARAFSLNRMAANLGFAIGPALGGLLTVIDFRLIFVADGLTSLVAAFVFYRAFRHRQPAPAPGRPPLIGPAYRDAVYWGFILLVIIFAVAFFQLFSTMPLFFRTEAHLTEPMIGGLLALNGFLVFLFEMVLVNRLEGSGKDHLLIPGGIFLLILAFLFLLPPPVWVFLLLSVILLSFAEMLAMPFMAAWITKRAGGNGLGSYMALYTMAYGVSLILAPLAGTTLADQAGFHSLWIACSILLIPLLFLFYRLPGLRR; encoded by the coding sequence ATGCCCTTCCGACACATCATCCAGGAATACCGATCTGCTTACTCGGGCCTCAGCCGCGACTCGTGGCTGCTTGCGGTCGTCATGCTGATCAACCGGAGTGGGGCCATGGTTCTGCCGTTCATGAGTCTGTATGTCACCCGTGAACTGCATTTTTCCCTCACCGAAGCCGGCCTCCTCGTCAGTCTGTTTGGTGCCGGATCCATTGCAGGCGCTCTCACCGGCGGAGCGCTGGTCGATCGGTTCGGGGTGTTTAAAATTCAGGTGGTGTCGCTGACTGCCGCCGGCATCGGATTTTTCTGTCTGATTCCGCTGCAGACTTTCCAAAGTCTGGCCATCGGACTGTTCACTGTCACTTTTTTTTCGGATATGTTCCGGCCAGCCAATGCCTCGTCTGTTGCGGTGTATTCACCTCCCGAATCGGTGGCACGGGCTTTTTCTCTCAACCGGATGGCCGCCAATCTTGGCTTCGCCATTGGTCCGGCGTTGGGTGGCCTGCTCACCGTCATTGATTTCCGTCTGATTTTCGTGGCCGACGGACTCACCAGTCTGGTCGCGGCCTTTGTGTTTTACCGGGCTTTCCGTCACCGCCAACCGGCTCCGGCCCCGGGCCGGCCTCCCCTGATCGGACCAGCCTACCGCGATGCCGTTTACTGGGGATTCATCCTGCTGGTAATCATTTTTGCCGTCGCCTTTTTCCAATTGTTCTCCACCATGCCTTTGTTCTTCCGCACCGAAGCCCATCTTACCGAACCCATGATTGGCGGCTTGCTTGCTTTAAACGGATTTCTCGTCTTCCTGTTCGAAATGGTTCTGGTGAACCGGCTGGAAGGATCAGGAAAAGACCATCTGCTGATACCCGGTGGCATTTTTCTGCTGATTCTGGCCTTTCTGTTTCTGCTGCCACCACCGGTCTGGGTCTTTTTGCTTCTGTCGGTAATTCTGCTTTCCTTCGCTGAAATGCTCGCCATGCCCTTTATGGCAGCCTGGATTACCAAACGGGCTGGCGGCAACGGATTGGGGTCATATATGGCTCTCTACACCATGGCCTATGGGGTGTCTCTGATTCTGGCACCTCTGGCCGGTACCACACTGGCCGATCAGGCCGGTTTTCACTCACTCTGGATCGCCTGCTCGATCCTGCTGATCCCGCTGCTCTTTCTGTTTTACCGGCTTCCCGGTTTAAGGAGATGA